The following proteins come from a genomic window of Nocardiopsis sp. YSL2:
- a CDS encoding FadR/GntR family transcriptional regulator has translation MPLASTRRTGLVDQVISQLRAQIDSGEWGVGDRIPTESELSDQLEVGRNTVREAVRALAHAGLLEIRQGAGTFVRASSELGGALRRRLERSRLRENLEVRRALEVEAARLAALRHSEEDMAGIDRAMALREEAWRERDMGAFVEADFTFHRAVVNATHNTLLIDLYDDIAQVVYASIAHTAYGQSAEAADRPSSATEGIDHTGLTEAIRAADAPAAAREATCYIDELLSLTED, from the coding sequence GTGCCCCTCGCCTCGACACGCCGGACCGGTCTCGTCGACCAGGTCATCAGTCAGTTACGAGCCCAGATCGACTCGGGTGAATGGGGCGTCGGCGACCGCATCCCCACCGAGTCGGAGCTGTCCGACCAGCTCGAGGTGGGCCGCAACACCGTCCGCGAGGCCGTCCGCGCCCTCGCCCACGCCGGGCTCCTGGAGATCCGGCAGGGCGCGGGGACCTTCGTCCGCGCCTCCAGCGAGCTCGGCGGCGCCCTGCGCCGCCGGCTGGAGCGCTCACGCCTGCGGGAGAACCTGGAGGTGCGCCGAGCGCTGGAGGTGGAGGCCGCGCGACTGGCGGCGCTGCGCCACAGCGAGGAGGACATGGCGGGCATCGACCGCGCCATGGCCCTGCGCGAGGAGGCCTGGCGCGAGCGCGACATGGGCGCGTTCGTGGAGGCCGACTTCACGTTCCACCGGGCGGTGGTCAACGCCACGCACAACACCCTGCTCATCGATCTGTACGACGACATCGCCCAGGTCGTCTACGCGAGCATCGCGCACACCGCCTACGGGCAGAGCGCGGAAGCCGCCGACCGCCCGTCCTCGGCGACCGAGGGCATCGACCACACGGGCCTGACGGAGGCGATCCGCGCCGCCGACGCCCCCGCGGCCGCCCGTGAGGCCACCTGCTACATCGACGAACTGCTCTCCCTCACCGAGGACTGA
- a CDS encoding MFS transporter, translating to MRVTSAPSTGDQSGSPHGGTAASRPGRGLLLLVAVGIALAALNLRTAITSVGPVLGEVTDGLGMTAVGAGVLTTLPVLCFALFGGLTPALARRLGEHHLLVFALGAVFVGLVARAFAPYPWLFLVLSVVALSGGAMGNVILPALVKEHFPDRVGLMTTVYTTALAAGTAIAAAATVPVEQATGQWRVALGSYALFALVAALPWLLALRAEPRRGGGGRHLSFRQVLGTGIGRQAVLYFGTQSSIAYIMFGWYAQMLRDQGMDAQSAGLALSYLTLLGVPMSLILPTLVTRMRNTSPVVVMFAVAYLAGFAGMWVAPLTGVWVWTTLVGMGMGSFVFALTVFALRTRTGPGTAAMSATSQSLGYLMGGAGPFLFGLLHELSGGWHAPLALLVTLTVVNLVVGILLSRPRFLEDAIAAREVRPEASRAGR from the coding sequence ATGAGAGTCACCTCCGCACCGAGCACCGGCGATCAGAGCGGTTCCCCGCACGGGGGGACCGCTGCCTCCCGTCCCGGGCGCGGACTCCTGCTGCTGGTGGCGGTCGGTATCGCTCTGGCCGCCCTCAACCTGCGGACCGCCATCACCAGTGTAGGTCCGGTGCTCGGGGAGGTCACCGACGGTCTGGGCATGACCGCCGTCGGTGCGGGAGTGCTCACGACCCTGCCCGTGCTGTGCTTCGCCCTCTTCGGCGGGCTCACCCCGGCGCTGGCCAGACGCCTGGGGGAGCACCACCTCCTCGTCTTCGCCCTCGGCGCGGTCTTCGTCGGGCTCGTCGCCCGCGCCTTCGCGCCCTACCCCTGGCTCTTCCTGGTCCTGAGCGTCGTGGCACTCTCCGGTGGAGCGATGGGTAATGTCATCCTCCCCGCGTTGGTCAAGGAACACTTCCCCGACCGCGTGGGCCTGATGACGACCGTCTACACCACGGCGCTGGCGGCGGGCACCGCCATCGCGGCCGCGGCGACGGTGCCCGTGGAGCAGGCGACGGGCCAGTGGCGCGTCGCGCTGGGCTCCTACGCCCTCTTCGCGCTCGTGGCGGCCCTGCCCTGGCTCCTGGCCCTGCGCGCCGAACCGCGCCGCGGCGGGGGCGGACGCCACCTGAGCTTCCGCCAGGTGCTGGGCACGGGCATCGGCCGACAGGCCGTGCTCTACTTCGGGACCCAGTCCTCCATCGCCTACATCATGTTCGGCTGGTACGCGCAGATGCTGCGGGACCAGGGGATGGACGCCCAGTCCGCGGGCCTGGCGCTGTCGTACCTGACGCTGCTGGGCGTGCCGATGTCACTGATCCTGCCCACCCTCGTGACCCGGATGCGCAACACGAGCCCGGTCGTGGTCATGTTCGCGGTCGCCTACCTGGCCGGCTTCGCCGGGATGTGGGTCGCGCCGCTGACGGGGGTGTGGGTGTGGACGACACTCGTCGGCATGGGCATGGGCAGCTTCGTGTTCGCCCTGACCGTGTTCGCCCTGCGCACGCGCACGGGCCCGGGGACCGCGGCGATGTCGGCCACCAGCCAGAGCCTGGGCTACCTCATGGGCGGGGCCGGACCCTTCCTGTTCGGGCTGCTGCACGAGCTCAGCGGCGGCTGGCACGCGCCCCTGGCCCTGCTGGTGACCCTGACGGTGGTCAACCTGGTCGTCGGGATCCTGCTGTCGCGCCCCCGCTTCCTGGAGGACGCGATCGCCGCCCGGGAGGTCAGACCGGAAGCCAGTCGAGCCGGCCGATGA